The genomic segment AAAGATTGAAAAAGGAAAGGTGATATGATATGTCCTATTCATTTAAAGATTGTGTACTGATGATAACCGGAGGCACAGGTTCTTTCGGAAATGCAGTTTTAGAGAGATTTCTCACCACCGATGTCAAAGAAATCCGCATTTTTTCACGCGATGAAAAAAAGCAGGATGATATGAGACATCTGTACAATAATCCGAAATTGAAGTTCTATATCGGAGATGTCAGAGATATCTCAACTTTGCGTCCTGTCATGCAAGGTGTTGATTATATCTTTCACGCAGCTGCACTTAAGCAGGTTCCGTCCTGTGAATTTTTTCCTCTCGAAGCTGTTAAAACCAACGTGATCGGCACGGATAATGTGCTGACAGCCGCAATAGATGCCGGAGTTAAACGTGTTGTATGCTTGTCCACGGACAAGGCAGCTTACCCGATAAACGCCATGGGTACAAGTAAGGCTATGATGGAAAAAATCATTATTGCCAAAGCGAGAAATGTTGACCCGGAAAAAACCCGTATTTGTTGTACAAGATACGGCAATGTAATGTGTTCGCGCGGTTCGGTTATTCCTCTCTTCATAGATAAAATCAAGCACGGATTGCCTCTGACGGTGACTGACGGAGCTATGACGCGCTTTATAATGAACCTCAATGAAGCTGTGGATCTGGTGCTTTATGCGTTTGAAAACGGAAGCCAGGGTGATCTGTTCGTTCAAAAAGCGGATGCTTGTACAATTGAGGTTCTTACGCAGGCGATTAAAGAGTTGTTTGGGGTTCCGGATTATCCCACACAGACAATAGGAATCCGTCACGGTGAAAAAATGTACGAAACATTGCTTACAAATGAAGAGTGCGCCCGTGCGGTTGATTGCGGAATGTTTTACCGCGTTATTGCGGATAACCGTGATTTGAATTACGAAAAGTACCTGTCTTTGGGCAATAAGGATCGTAACACATTGACAGAGTTTAACTCGAACAATACAAGATTGCTTGATGTTGAGCAAACAAAGAAAAAGCTCCTTACTTCCAAGCTTGTGACAGATGAGCTTGAAGCATGGGGCATGCATGAAGTTTCATGAGGTTATTTATTTTTGAAGGGGCTGCTGATGATGAAAATATGCGTCATAGGAGCATTCGGGTTTGATACTATGCCCACCGGCGGACAACCGGTAAAAACACGCAATTTATATAAATTGCTTTCCGAAAAATACGGAACGGATGAGGTATCGTATATTGAAACTTATGGGTGG from the Ruminococcus champanellensis 18P13 = JCM 17042 genome contains:
- a CDS encoding polysaccharide biosynthesis protein is translated as MSYSFKDCVLMITGGTGSFGNAVLERFLTTDVKEIRIFSRDEKKQDDMRHLYNNPKLKFYIGDVRDISTLRPVMQGVDYIFHAAALKQVPSCEFFPLEAVKTNVIGTDNVLTAAIDAGVKRVVCLSTDKAAYPINAMGTSKAMMEKIIIAKARNVDPEKTRICCTRYGNVMCSRGSVIPLFIDKIKHGLPLTVTDGAMTRFIMNLNEAVDLVLYAFENGSQGDLFVQKADACTIEVLTQAIKELFGVPDYPTQTIGIRHGEKMYETLLTNEECARAVDCGMFYRVIADNRDLNYEKYLSLGNKDRNTLTEFNSNNTRLLDVEQTKKKLLTSKLVTDELEAWGMHEVS